A genomic window from Halogeometricum borinquense DSM 11551 includes:
- a CDS encoding carbohydrate ABC transporter permease: MLHSIFRRLVSLGCGDERSDDIRTDGGTATAPASTTTDQTERSWLESEFVRSLPFWLPPTLLMGLFVYGAIGWNAIISLTDWDGFGNPDYSNLDFSMYAQMLGDPTFVAAARNTIVLLVVFTVASLIVGLVLAILVDRGIRFENTFRTIYLLPMSLSFVVTAIFWAWMYNPQSGLVNVVLRNIGLGFVANDWISDPQTKLGAVIFALMWQFSGYCMVVYLAGLRAIPSDQFEAARIDGASTVRMYWRVIIPQLRASTMSAAVVLMVFALKAFDFLFVMFGDTPGPSTDILATMMYREAFSSTNWAYGAAIATVLFLLALVVIGPYLYVQYQRGDL, translated from the coding sequence ATGCTTCACTCCATCTTTCGACGACTCGTGAGCCTCGGGTGTGGAGACGAGCGGAGCGACGACATACGAACAGACGGCGGTACCGCGACCGCACCCGCTTCGACAACGACCGATCAAACCGAGCGGTCGTGGCTCGAAAGTGAGTTCGTCCGGTCGCTCCCGTTCTGGTTGCCGCCGACGCTCCTCATGGGGCTGTTCGTCTACGGGGCTATCGGCTGGAACGCCATCATCTCGCTCACCGACTGGGACGGATTCGGCAATCCGGACTACAGTAACCTCGACTTCTCGATGTACGCGCAGATGCTCGGCGACCCGACGTTCGTCGCCGCCGCGCGCAACACTATCGTGTTACTCGTCGTGTTCACGGTGGCCTCGTTAATCGTCGGACTCGTCCTCGCGATTCTCGTTGACCGCGGGATACGGTTCGAGAACACGTTCCGGACCATCTACCTCCTGCCGATGAGCCTCTCGTTCGTCGTGACGGCCATCTTCTGGGCGTGGATGTACAACCCGCAGAGCGGCCTCGTCAACGTCGTCCTCAGGAACATCGGCCTCGGCTTCGTCGCCAACGACTGGATCAGCGACCCGCAGACGAAACTTGGCGCAGTCATCTTCGCGCTGATGTGGCAGTTCAGCGGGTACTGCATGGTCGTGTATCTCGCCGGTCTGCGCGCCATTCCGTCGGATCAGTTCGAGGCGGCACGCATCGACGGCGCGTCTACCGTTCGGATGTACTGGCGCGTCATCATCCCTCAACTGCGGGCTTCGACCATGAGCGCCGCTGTCGTGCTGATGGTGTTCGCACTCAAGGCGTTCGACTTCCTGTTCGTCATGTTCGGCGACACGCCCGGCCCCTCGACGGACATCCTTGCGACGATGATGTACCGCGAAGCGTTCAGTTCCACGAACTGGGCGTACGGCGCAGCCATCGCAACCGTCCTGTTCTTGCTCGCGTTGGTGGTTATCGGTCCGTATCTCTACGTGCAGTACCAGCGAGGTGACCTATGA
- a CDS encoding ABC transporter ATP-binding protein translates to MAELTLDNVTKVFDDNGTDIVAVDGVSVDIDDGEFLVLVGPSGCGKSTTLRMIAGLETVSSGEIRLDGEVVNAQPPRERDIAMVFQSYALYPHMTVKENMSFGLEESTDMPDSEISSLVEETAEMLGIGDLLGRKPGELSGGQQQRVALGRAIVRDPKVFLMDEPLSNLDAQLRSQMRTELQRIQENLGVSTVYVTHDQTEAMTMGDRIAILNDGELQQVATPLEAYHEPTNQFVAKFIGEPSMNFFEMEMQGDRLTSDLFDYPLSEETREALGDTTHVTFGIRPEDIEVVSEAADDHDFEMVIDVVEPMGNENNVYLSFETGGDADLVATVDGMRSLDAGQPVVARLPEPAIHLFDTQSGSALKNRSLDELEETEPRL, encoded by the coding sequence ATGGCAGAACTCACACTCGACAACGTTACGAAGGTATTCGACGACAACGGTACAGACATCGTGGCAGTAGACGGCGTCTCCGTAGACATCGACGACGGCGAGTTCCTCGTCCTCGTCGGGCCGTCCGGATGCGGGAAGTCCACCACACTTCGAATGATTGCGGGCCTCGAAACCGTCTCCAGCGGCGAGATACGACTCGACGGCGAGGTCGTAAACGCGCAACCGCCGCGCGAACGCGACATTGCGATGGTGTTCCAGTCGTACGCGCTGTACCCGCATATGACCGTCAAGGAGAACATGTCGTTCGGGCTGGAGGAATCCACGGACATGCCCGACAGCGAGATCTCATCGCTCGTCGAGGAGACGGCAGAGATGCTCGGTATCGGCGACTTACTCGGTCGCAAACCCGGCGAACTCTCCGGCGGCCAACAGCAACGCGTCGCTCTCGGCCGCGCTATCGTCCGGGACCCGAAAGTGTTCCTGATGGACGAACCGTTGTCGAATCTCGATGCCCAACTTCGCTCGCAGATGCGAACGGAACTCCAGCGTATACAGGAGAACTTGGGCGTTTCAACCGTCTACGTGACGCACGACCAGACGGAGGCGATGACGATGGGCGACCGCATCGCCATCCTCAACGACGGCGAACTCCAGCAGGTCGCGACGCCGTTGGAGGCGTACCACGAACCGACGAACCAGTTTGTGGCAAAGTTCATCGGAGAACCCTCGATGAACTTCTTCGAGATGGAGATGCAGGGCGACCGCTTGACGAGCGACCTCTTCGACTATCCGCTGTCTGAGGAGACGCGCGAAGCGCTCGGCGACACCACGCACGTCACGTTCGGCATCCGGCCCGAAGACATCGAAGTCGTCTCCGAAGCCGCGGACGATCACGACTTCGAGATGGTCATCGACGTGGTGGAACCGATGGGTAACGAGAACAACGTCTACCTTTCGTTCGAGACGGGCGGCGACGCAGACCTCGTGGCGACGGTTGATGGGATGCGGAGCCTCGACGCCGGACAACCGGTCGTCGCACGCCTCCCCGAGCCAGCGATTCATCTGTTCGACACACAGTCTGGTAGCGCGCTGAAGAACCGCTCGCTGGACGAACTCGAAGAAACCGAACCGCGACTGTAG
- a CDS encoding carbohydrate ABC transporter permease: MSLADDIRSASVSRYGLYAVIAVMAAFYLAPLESGLMTSIKTQDAFINTTPFIPPFGDGFTLGPWNEAWAQMQGPLTDFSGALYNSAFVAIPATVLSGLIGSIAAYGLTNLNWRGQAGVLILFVAGMFVPYQSVLVPLTRFWTIVGLHNHLAGIPFLAQRVGLIELIVTHTAYGIPICTILFRSYYASFDQSMLEAARIDGATFTRIYRRIIFPLSKPMFAVVLIYQFTQVWNDFLFALVLVSSPTSEVATIALNKLQGSMVQQYNIQMAAAFIAALPTLLVYVLFGDKFAEGVAGET; the protein is encoded by the coding sequence ATGAGTCTCGCAGACGACATCCGTTCGGCCAGCGTGTCGCGCTACGGACTGTACGCCGTTATCGCGGTGATGGCGGCGTTCTACCTCGCACCGTTGGAGAGCGGCCTGATGACATCCATCAAGACGCAGGATGCGTTCATCAACACGACGCCGTTCATCCCGCCGTTCGGTGACGGCTTCACGCTCGGGCCGTGGAACGAGGCGTGGGCGCAGATGCAGGGTCCGCTGACGGACTTCTCCGGTGCGCTGTATAACAGCGCGTTCGTCGCCATCCCGGCGACGGTACTGTCGGGCCTCATCGGCTCTATCGCGGCGTACGGTCTCACGAACCTGAACTGGCGCGGCCAGGCGGGCGTGCTGATTCTGTTCGTCGCAGGGATGTTCGTCCCCTACCAGTCCGTACTCGTTCCACTGACGCGATTTTGGACCATCGTCGGTCTCCACAACCACCTCGCGGGGATACCGTTCCTCGCCCAACGCGTCGGACTCATCGAACTCATCGTGACACACACCGCGTACGGGATTCCCATCTGTACCATCCTGTTCCGGTCGTATTACGCGAGTTTCGACCAGTCGATGCTGGAGGCTGCGCGCATCGACGGCGCAACGTTCACGCGTATCTACCGCCGCATCATCTTCCCGCTCTCAAAGCCGATGTTCGCGGTGGTGCTTATCTACCAGTTCACGCAGGTCTGGAACGACTTCCTGTTCGCACTCGTGCTGGTGTCCTCGCCGACGAGCGAGGTTGCGACAATCGCGCTGAACAAACTCCAAGGCTCGATGGTCCAACAGTACAACATCCAGATGGCCGCCGCGTTCATCGCGGCACTCCCGACGCTCCTCGTGTACGTCCTGTTCGGAGACAAGTTCGCAGAGGGCGTGGCAGGTGAAACATAA